One region of Acidobacteriota bacterium genomic DNA includes:
- a CDS encoding ABC transporter ATP-binding protein: MNTRVNNEVVVTEQVTKEYSDNGVPVLALRGVDLTIRRGEFTAIVGPSGSGKTTLLNVMSGLDTLTSGQIWLAGQLLSSMSGRKLSDFRRDRIGFVFQAYNLVPVLTVEENVEYIMLLQDVPKKERHERVARVLNTLGLEGFADRLPTRLSGGQQQRVAVARAIVSQPALVLADEPTANLDSKTAVELIEMMRSLNESNGTTFIFSTHDVRIMKRARRLIVLKDGQVDSDEARE; encoded by the coding sequence ATGAATACACGTGTCAACAACGAGGTCGTCGTCACCGAGCAGGTTACCAAGGAGTATTCCGATAACGGCGTACCGGTGCTGGCGCTGCGCGGCGTCGACCTTACCATACGCCGGGGCGAATTCACGGCCATCGTCGGACCATCCGGTTCGGGCAAGACGACGCTGCTCAACGTAATGTCGGGGCTTGACACGCTGACGTCGGGTCAGATATGGCTGGCCGGACAGCTGCTCTCGAGCATGAGTGGCAGGAAGCTCTCTGATTTTCGCCGCGACCGCATCGGCTTTGTTTTCCAGGCCTACAACCTGGTTCCGGTTCTGACGGTTGAGGAGAACGTTGAATACATCATGCTGCTCCAGGACGTTCCCAAGAAGGAACGACACGAGCGCGTGGCCAGGGTGCTGAACACACTCGGGCTGGAGGGGTTTGCCGACCGCCTGCCGACCAGGCTATCCGGCGGCCAGCAACAGAGGGTGGCCGTGGCCCGGGCGATTGTGTCGCAACCGGCGCTGGTTCTGGCCGACGAACCGACTGCGAATCTTGACTCCAAAACCGCCGTTGAGCTGATTGAAATGATGCGATCCCTGAACGAATCCAACGGGACTACCTTCATATTCTCCACGCACGACGTGAGAATCATGAAGCGCGCCAGGCGTCTCATTGTCCTTAAGGATGGACAGGTCGACAGCGACGAAGCCAGGGAGTAG
- a CDS encoding tetratricopeptide repeat protein → MLKRTILLSALLLSGCSQSLLVQGRRLVDEGEYERAIEVFYRQIAQDPRQVDAWKELGIAFYKSGDLIRAEDALKKAGKADPATHLYLGLVLESRGEDDLAVRAYTSALKLRPGGETESLVRAHLDGLIRRTIDRDVARAIENESSLDVASIPPNTIAVADFDGSLLPPETAPIARGLAELTAADLASVRSLRLVERLKVDALLRELELAGGGYVDATQAPRMGRLLGSNRIVTGSVLGIGDDRIRLDGAIVSTVDSTSDVTEPSEGKLVDFFRVQKELVFNILDDLGVELTAAERDAIREVPTESFLAFLSYCRGLEYRNRGLLEEARNEFQQAVNQDENFSAARQEMESAATGISAMQQGGVTAADVEAAVVRDARNAELIMGQRLTRVVTNSGAITIPTGVQPRHTTTPISTPEAERNASVVVRGDLDAD, encoded by the coding sequence ATGCTGAAACGAACCATACTGCTCTCGGCTCTGCTGTTGTCGGGATGTTCCCAGAGTCTGCTCGTCCAGGGCAGGAGGCTGGTGGACGAGGGGGAATACGAGCGCGCCATCGAGGTGTTCTATCGGCAGATAGCCCAGGACCCGCGACAAGTCGACGCCTGGAAGGAACTGGGTATCGCCTTCTACAAGTCGGGGGATCTGATCCGGGCGGAGGATGCGCTCAAGAAGGCCGGCAAGGCCGATCCCGCAACGCACCTGTACCTGGGCCTGGTGCTGGAATCGCGGGGTGAAGACGACCTGGCCGTGCGTGCCTACACATCGGCGCTGAAACTGCGCCCGGGGGGAGAAACCGAATCTCTCGTGCGCGCGCACCTTGACGGTCTCATCCGGCGGACAATTGACCGCGACGTGGCCCGGGCCATCGAAAACGAATCGTCGCTTGACGTCGCGAGCATACCGCCCAACACAATCGCCGTGGCCGACTTTGACGGCTCGCTTCTGCCTCCCGAAACTGCGCCCATCGCGCGCGGTTTGGCGGAACTGACGGCCGCCGACCTGGCCAGCGTGCGCTCTCTGCGGCTCGTGGAGCGGCTCAAGGTGGACGCGCTCCTTCGGGAACTGGAACTGGCGGGCGGCGGCTACGTGGATGCAACCCAGGCGCCGCGTATGGGACGCCTGCTGGGCAGCAATCGAATCGTCACCGGCAGCGTCCTGGGCATTGGAGACGACCGTATCCGCCTGGACGGGGCCATCGTCAGCACCGTCGACAGCACCTCCGACGTAACGGAACCTTCCGAGGGAAAACTCGTCGACTTCTTCCGGGTGCAAAAGGAGCTCGTGTTCAATATCCTGGACGACCTGGGCGTGGAACTGACGGCGGCCGAGCGGGATGCCATAAGGGAGGTGCCGACCGAGTCGTTCCTTGCCTTCCTGTCCTATTGCCGCGGCCTGGAGTATCGGAACCGCGGCCTGCTCGAGGAGGCGCGGAACGAGTTTCAACAAGCCGTCAACCAGGACGAGAACTTCAGCGCCGCGCGCCAGGAAATGGAGTCCGCCGCCACCGGCATATCGGCCATGCAGCAGGGAGGAGTAACGGCTGCCGACGTGGAAGCGGCCGTCGTACGCGACGCGCGTAACGCAGAACTGATAATGGGCCAGCGGCTGACGAGGGTTGTCACGAACTCGGGTGCAATCACCATTCCCACTGGCGTTCAGCCGAGGCACACAACCACGCCCATTTCGACACCCGAAGCCGAACGCAACGCGAGCGTGGTGGTAAGGGGGGATCTCGATGCCGATTAA
- a CDS encoding NCS2 family permease has translation MGRSIRGYFRFDELGTGYRHEILGGITTFVTMSYIVIVNPKILEAAGIPVGPSMVATALTAFFGTLAMGLFARRPFAIAPYMGENAFIAYTVVQVLGYSWQTALGAIFVGGVLFTAISVFGVRRWLADAIPSSLKIAFAVGIGLFLTFIGLNSTGIITLGVESAPVHVGNLHDTAVILAVVCFLLVALLLVRKVSAAILIGMLSVTILAFVLNVAEVPEEWVSMPPSLAPILLKLDILGALNWGFFSVILTVLVMDFVDTTGTLIGLSYKAGLLDERGNLPEIEKPMICDSVTTVVGALLGTTTAGTFIESATGIQAGGRSGFASVVTAVLFLLTLFFAPFLTAVPACAYGPALIVVGLLMLSPITHLNYEDLTEAVPAFCVIVLMSFTYNLGIGITGGFLVYPLMKVFAGRIREVRAGMWLLAALSALFFIFYPY, from the coding sequence ATGGGTAGGTCGATAAGAGGGTATTTCCGTTTCGACGAGTTGGGAACCGGCTACAGGCACGAGATTCTGGGCGGCATCACAACGTTCGTCACGATGTCGTACATCGTCATTGTCAACCCCAAGATACTCGAGGCTGCGGGAATCCCCGTCGGGCCGTCAATGGTCGCGACTGCCCTGACCGCGTTTTTCGGAACGCTGGCGATGGGTCTCTTTGCCCGGCGTCCGTTCGCGATCGCGCCGTACATGGGGGAAAACGCTTTCATCGCCTATACCGTGGTGCAGGTGCTCGGGTACAGTTGGCAGACCGCGCTCGGCGCTATCTTCGTCGGCGGCGTGTTATTCACCGCCATCAGCGTTTTCGGGGTCCGGCGCTGGCTTGCCGATGCCATTCCCTCGTCCCTCAAGATTGCGTTTGCAGTTGGCATCGGCCTGTTCCTGACTTTCATCGGTCTGAACTCGACCGGGATCATTACTCTTGGTGTCGAGAGCGCCCCGGTGCACGTGGGGAACCTCCATGATACGGCCGTGATTCTGGCCGTGGTCTGCTTCCTGCTGGTGGCTCTGCTCCTGGTAAGAAAGGTGAGCGCCGCCATCCTTATAGGCATGCTCAGCGTTACTATCCTCGCTTTTGTCCTGAATGTCGCTGAAGTGCCGGAAGAGTGGGTCAGCATGCCTCCCAGCCTGGCTCCGATTCTGCTGAAGCTCGACATTCTCGGGGCGCTGAACTGGGGGTTCTTTTCGGTGATTCTGACCGTTCTGGTCATGGACTTCGTCGACACCACCGGAACTCTTATCGGCCTGTCGTACAAAGCCGGTCTGCTTGACGAACGGGGAAATCTGCCGGAGATCGAGAAGCCGATGATCTGTGATTCCGTGACGACGGTAGTGGGCGCGCTGCTGGGAACAACTACCGCCGGGACGTTCATCGAGTCGGCCACCGGCATCCAGGCCGGCGGTAGGTCCGGGTTTGCGTCGGTTGTGACGGCGGTGTTGTTTCTGTTGACGCTCTTTTTCGCGCCCTTCCTGACCGCTGTCCCTGCCTGTGCGTACGGTCCGGCCCTGATTGTGGTCGGCCTGCTTATGCTCTCGCCGATTACGCACCTCAATTACGAGGATTTGACGGAGGCCGTACCGGCTTTCTGCGTGATTGTCCTGATGAGTTTCACGTATAATCTCGGTATCGGCATCACGGGCGGGTTTCTCGTCTACCCGTTGATGAAGGTATTCGCCGGGCGCATCCGCGAAGTGCGTGCCGGGATGTGGCTTCTGGCCGCGCTCTCGGCTCTCTTTTTCATCTTCTACCCGTATTAG
- a CDS encoding C69 family dipeptidase has translation MKNRQRLAVVLSLCALALMSATPGRACTSLLVTGGASADGSVMITYTCDGEFHPHLEYMPPADYEPGDSLEITDWHGNQFGWIEQVPHTYAVVGMMNEHQLTIGETTFDGREELRNRDATLNYWHLINLALARARTAREAITVMTDLVAAYGYSSTGESFSLADPREAWILEMIGPGPGGTGAEWVAVRVPDGYISAHANQARIGEFPLDDPDNCLYSDNVISFAVERGYYDPASGEPFRFCDAYCPAIPRNLRSCEARVWSLFRRAAPSMNLPPDYHRGVPDAEPYPLWIKPDRKLSLADVFSLMRDHYEGTPFDMTTGIDAGPYGCPYRWRPLSWTVGSVEYRWERPISTQQTGYSFVSQSRSWLEDPVGGVFWYGVDDTYMTCYVPLYCCIDAVPESFTVGSLTSFSWESAWWVFNFVANIANLKYSYMAPEVLAVQNELEGTFLALQPAVEKTALQLVETDRDLARRYLTDYSVSHAEMVVKQWRALGEHLLTTYNDGYVKDEEGDPEEKGYPETWLRRVLKSRPDQYRVPVQRTVQADEAASD, from the coding sequence ATGAAGAACAGACAGCGTCTTGCAGTGGTGTTGAGTTTGTGCGCTCTAGCCTTGATGAGCGCTACACCCGGACGGGCCTGCACCAGCCTGCTGGTAACCGGCGGGGCCTCGGCGGACGGATCGGTGATGATCACTTACACGTGCGACGGTGAGTTTCACCCGCACCTTGAGTATATGCCGCCGGCCGACTATGAACCGGGCGATTCTCTTGAAATCACTGACTGGCATGGCAACCAATTCGGCTGGATAGAGCAGGTGCCGCATACCTATGCCGTGGTCGGTATGATGAACGAACACCAGTTGACTATCGGTGAAACAACGTTCGACGGTCGCGAAGAGCTCCGCAATCGCGACGCTACGTTGAACTACTGGCACCTCATAAACCTGGCCCTGGCGCGAGCCAGGACGGCCCGGGAGGCGATCACGGTCATGACTGACCTGGTTGCAGCGTATGGTTACAGTTCTACCGGCGAATCGTTTTCACTGGCCGATCCCCGGGAAGCCTGGATACTCGAGATGATCGGGCCGGGTCCCGGTGGCACGGGGGCTGAGTGGGTGGCGGTCCGGGTTCCGGACGGCTATATCTCGGCCCACGCCAACCAGGCGAGAATCGGCGAGTTTCCCCTTGACGACCCGGACAACTGTCTGTACTCCGACAACGTCATCTCATTCGCCGTCGAGCGCGGCTACTATGACCCCGCGTCGGGCGAACCGTTTCGTTTCTGTGACGCGTACTGCCCCGCGATACCACGAAACCTGCGTTCGTGCGAAGCCCGCGTCTGGAGCCTTTTCCGCCGTGCCGCGCCTTCGATGAATCTCCCGCCCGACTACCATCGCGGCGTGCCGGATGCGGAACCGTACCCGCTGTGGATCAAGCCGGACCGGAAACTCTCCCTGGCGGACGTATTCAGTCTGATGCGTGATCATTACGAAGGCACCCCGTTTGACATGACGACCGGAATCGATGCCGGTCCCTACGGCTGCCCCTATCGCTGGCGCCCCCTGTCCTGGACTGTCGGCAGCGTTGAGTACAGGTGGGAACGCCCCATCTCGACGCAGCAGACCGGCTACTCGTTCGTTTCGCAGTCCCGCTCGTGGCTCGAGGATCCCGTGGGCGGCGTCTTCTGGTACGGCGTTGACGATACCTACATGACCTGCTATGTGCCGCTTTACTGCTGCATCGATGCCGTGCCGGAATCGTTCACCGTCGGAAGCCTTACGTCGTTTTCGTGGGAGTCAGCCTGGTGGGTCTTTAACTTCGTGGCCAACATCGCCAACCTCAAGTACTCGTACATGGCGCCTGAGGTCCTGGCTGTTCAGAATGAGCTTGAGGGCACGTTCCTGGCTCTGCAGCCGGCGGTCGAGAAAACGGCCCTTCAGCTCGTGGAAACGGATCGGGACCTGGCCAGGCGCTACCTGACCGATTATTCCGTGTCGCATGCCGAGATGGTCGTCAAACAGTGGCGTGCGCTGGGTGAACATTTGCTCACCACGTACAATGACGGATACGTCAAGGACGAAGAGGGAGACCCTGAAGAGAAAGGGTATCCGGAGACGTGGCTGCGCCGGGTTCTGAAATCCCGGCCGGATCAGTATCGAGTGCCGGTGCAGCGCACGGTGCAGGCTGATGAAGCGGCATCGGATTAG
- a CDS encoding CsgG/HfaB family protein, protein MKRCYNHASRLGMVLLVLMLSVLADGSVQAQEDANIAQKLAEALDHRIYGRFDEGIAIASQMLARQDLTAQDSIAIYEVLSIIYYSKGQQYVGQSYDYLKKMSSIGPCVIRLPHDIWPKGLRRQWYSLVSNAGALTCPDTGTTDIKTIAVMPFDNFSVGKYQEELGALGAGLASFFQYDFAKISSLSVVERDKIEYVIQEQELAESGLVDQASAIKAGKLLSAHLMVFGSFTQIDHRQTRVVVRAVSVETSEIVASVSTEGKPDYFKLEKALVEDLCKELDITLTGEDKKIIDMGGTESFDATTLYAKGLEFEDKYDYQTAYEYFKQAHDLDPDFVEARRKMDIYRPLAT, encoded by the coding sequence ATGAAAAGGTGTTACAATCATGCATCGAGACTGGGCATGGTGCTGCTTGTGCTTATGCTCTCCGTGCTCGCTGACGGCTCAGTTCAGGCCCAGGAGGATGCGAACATTGCTCAGAAGCTGGCGGAGGCGCTGGATCACCGCATCTACGGGAGGTTCGACGAAGGCATCGCGATCGCGAGTCAGATGCTGGCACGCCAGGACCTGACTGCCCAGGACAGTATTGCCATCTACGAGGTGCTTAGTATCATTTACTACAGCAAGGGGCAGCAGTACGTCGGGCAATCTTACGACTACCTGAAGAAGATGTCCAGCATCGGCCCGTGCGTGATCAGGCTGCCGCACGACATCTGGCCGAAGGGGCTGCGCCGGCAATGGTATTCGCTCGTCAGCAACGCCGGCGCGCTGACCTGCCCTGACACCGGCACCACCGACATCAAGACAATCGCGGTCATGCCCTTTGACAACTTCTCAGTGGGCAAGTACCAGGAAGAGCTTGGCGCTCTCGGGGCCGGCCTGGCGAGCTTTTTCCAGTACGATTTCGCCAAGATCAGTTCCCTGTCAGTGGTGGAACGTGACAAGATTGAGTACGTCATCCAGGAGCAGGAGCTGGCCGAGTCCGGCCTGGTCGATCAGGCTTCAGCCATCAAGGCCGGCAAGCTTCTCAGCGCCCACCTGATGGTCTTCGGCAGCTTCACGCAGATTGACCACCGGCAGACCCGAGTGGTCGTCCGCGCCGTCAGCGTGGAGACGTCGGAAATCGTGGCCTCGGTCTCGACCGAGGGCAAGCCGGATTATTTCAAGCTGGAGAAGGCGCTTGTGGAAGATCTTTGCAAGGAGCTTGACATCACGCTGACCGGCGAAGACAAGAAGATTATCGACATGGGCGGCACTGAGTCGTTCGACGCCACGACGCTGTACGCCAAGGGCCTGGAGTTCGAGGACAAGTACGACTACCAGACGGCCTATGAGTATTTCAAGCAGGCGCACGACCTGGACCCGGATTTCGTCGAAGCCAGGCGGAAAATGGATATTTACCGTCCATTAGCCACCTGA
- a CDS encoding FtsX-like permease family protein, translating to MRLYIKLAWRNVLRNKRRTFIAGTAIGIGLAALIYTDALVVGMERNMIRAATASFLGEGQIHSAAFRETFAIDQTVNNSGRVVAGLESDTLVQSFTTRTLAFAMISSPANMTAVTMVGVDPRREPDLSQVDEAIIEGNFLDGGGERDILIGNKLAELLEVRLGDRVVVTAAQAHTGDLAQEMFRISGIFFLNIAEMDQSMAFVRLGKAQSMLDLGTEVHEIAITFVDPKYSRNTALPFWDAYSTDGNQALGWPEILPELKAAFELSRFSTVLVGLILFGVVALGIVNTLFMSLYERMYEFGVMRAVGTSPFAIGRLIVLEAGALAVVSIVLGVILGFVATYISMRIGFDYGGIDFAGVTFTELLYPVMQVSQFIYYPIAVFLFTALVSLYPASFAARIIPAAAMRKSL from the coding sequence GTGCGACTGTACATCAAACTGGCCTGGCGGAACGTGTTGCGCAACAAACGGCGCACTTTCATAGCCGGCACCGCTATCGGCATCGGCCTGGCCGCGCTCATCTATACCGACGCCCTGGTCGTCGGGATGGAGCGCAACATGATCAGGGCGGCGACGGCCTCGTTCCTGGGTGAGGGTCAGATTCACAGCGCCGCGTTTCGCGAGACATTCGCTATCGATCAGACCGTCAACAACTCGGGCCGGGTGGTCGCAGGCCTCGAATCTGACACCCTGGTTCAGAGCTTCACAACCCGCACCCTGGCCTTCGCCATGATATCGTCACCGGCCAACATGACGGCCGTGACAATGGTCGGGGTCGACCCCCGGCGCGAACCTGACCTGTCGCAGGTGGACGAGGCAATCATTGAGGGCAACTTCCTGGACGGCGGCGGCGAGCGCGATATCCTCATCGGCAACAAGCTCGCGGAGCTTCTCGAAGTCCGGTTGGGTGATCGGGTGGTGGTGACCGCGGCCCAGGCGCACACGGGCGACCTGGCTCAGGAGATGTTCCGTATCTCGGGCATCTTTTTCCTGAATATCGCCGAGATGGATCAGAGCATGGCGTTCGTCCGGCTGGGCAAGGCGCAGAGCATGCTCGACCTGGGCACGGAAGTGCACGAGATAGCCATCACCTTCGTCGATCCGAAGTACAGCCGGAACACCGCCCTGCCGTTCTGGGATGCTTATTCCACCGATGGCAACCAGGCGCTCGGCTGGCCCGAGATCCTGCCCGAGCTGAAAGCGGCCTTCGAGCTATCACGCTTCAGCACGGTGCTCGTCGGCCTGATACTGTTCGGCGTCGTTGCGCTCGGCATTGTCAATACCCTGTTCATGTCCCTTTATGAACGGATGTACGAGTTCGGCGTCATGCGGGCCGTGGGCACGAGCCCGTTCGCCATCGGCCGACTGATTGTCCTCGAAGCGGGCGCCCTGGCGGTGGTCAGCATCGTTCTGGGAGTGATCCTCGGATTTGTTGCCACCTATATCAGTATGCGGATTGGTTTCGATTACGGCGGGATTGACTTTGCCGGTGTCACGTTCACGGAGCTTCTCTACCCCGTGATGCAGGTAAGTCAATTCATATACTATCCCATCGCCGTCTTTTTGTTCACCGCCCTGGTGAGTCTGTACCCGGCTTCGTTCGCCGCAAGAATCATACCGGCCGCCGCCATGCGCAAGAGCCTGTAA
- a CDS encoding protein-L-isoaspartate(D-aspartate) O-methyltransferase encodes MTKCRHGAAWLALVAVLAVVPQGCTNASDADSAYAKARKAMIDRQIASRGITDERLLAAFDRVERHRFVDKSLAPLAYADHPLPIGQGQTISQPYIVALMTQLLDLKETDTVLEVGTGSGYQAAILAELCAHVFTIEIVESLGRSARTRLDDLGYTNVTVRIGDGYRGWPENAPFDAVVVTCAPPEIPQPLLDQLAEGGRLVIPVGTNWQELILIVKKDGKLTRKSVTAVRFVPMTGESQEKK; translated from the coding sequence ATGACCAAATGCAGACATGGCGCGGCCTGGCTGGCGCTTGTGGCCGTGCTGGCCGTTGTGCCGCAGGGATGCACGAACGCATCCGATGCCGACTCGGCCTATGCGAAGGCCCGGAAGGCGATGATTGACCGGCAGATCGCGTCCCGAGGAATCACCGACGAGCGCCTGCTTGCAGCTTTTGACCGGGTCGAACGTCATCGGTTTGTCGACAAGTCCCTGGCGCCCCTGGCTTACGCCGATCACCCCCTGCCGATTGGCCAGGGGCAGACGATCTCGCAACCGTACATCGTGGCGCTCATGACGCAGCTCCTGGACCTGAAGGAAACCGACACGGTCCTCGAAGTAGGTACCGGCAGCGGGTACCAGGCGGCCATCCTCGCCGAACTCTGTGCGCACGTGTTCACTATCGAAATAGTCGAGAGCCTCGGCCGGAGCGCGCGGACTCGGCTGGACGATCTCGGGTATACCAACGTAACTGTCCGCATCGGCGATGGATACCGAGGCTGGCCCGAAAACGCGCCGTTCGACGCCGTCGTTGTCACCTGTGCGCCGCCGGAGATACCGCAGCCGCTGCTCGATCAACTGGCCGAGGGCGGCAGGCTGGTCATCCCCGTGGGCACGAACTGGCAGGAGTTGATTCTCATTGTGAAGAAGGACGGCAAACTGACGAGGAAAAGCGTCACTGCGGTCAGGTTTGTGCCGATGACGGGGGAGAGCCAGGAAAAGAAGTAG
- a CDS encoding serine/threonine-protein kinase produces MEERFIGSYKVLRPVGAGGMAKVYLAVHKDVPNLVVILKILSDPRLVARFKQEADKLALLDGHPNVCRIKHFFSHGEDTVIAMEYIDGVALDDLLSQHGRLPVAEAVRIMVEVLDTLEFAHQKGIYHRDIKPSNIMVDKNGRVKVIDFGIAKGKADPNLTIAGTACGTAAYMAPEQFSSSEDTNYALADIYAVGTTLFCMLCGELPFKGENEFAIRDAKLFTDPPEPRSICRDIPLGLQNAVLKSISREPEDRFQSAEEMKAAIATTAVPRAEPEPGPTQSIPVAAVRKKRKVLPIVAAAAALAIAAVAIYVLIPRAGVPEIPQLYSPAERAVVAHAAPLTFTWSAVAGAGGTYFLDLATDSSFTDALQITDWPDTVHSGEAKLPSGEYFWRVRAVSEDGRAGGYSSGRSFTIASPPAPATGTLQITVNRRSDVYVNDSLRVRDATRWEATTDTGLYGLRIENTSSTEGEIVDTVSVAAGDTVSRSYAFTFPEPKPPPVANGELAVLSFPPGAVIFVDGVKKEDVHTPYTLTLRPGERRIKAILDDEEMPSLELSVNVAAGQYEKMMFDFDGDSVIFPYTD; encoded by the coding sequence ATGGAAGAGCGGTTCATCGGCAGTTATAAGGTTCTCAGGCCCGTCGGTGCAGGGGGGATGGCCAAAGTATACCTGGCCGTTCACAAGGACGTTCCCAACCTCGTGGTCATCCTCAAGATACTCAGCGATCCCCGGCTAGTTGCGCGCTTCAAGCAGGAGGCGGACAAGCTGGCCCTTCTGGACGGTCACCCCAACGTGTGCCGCATCAAACATTTCTTCAGCCATGGCGAGGATACCGTAATCGCCATGGAGTATATCGACGGCGTCGCTCTTGACGACCTGCTCAGCCAGCACGGTCGGCTGCCGGTCGCCGAAGCGGTACGCATCATGGTCGAGGTTCTCGACACGCTCGAGTTCGCCCATCAGAAGGGTATTTATCACCGCGATATCAAACCCAGTAACATCATGGTCGACAAGAACGGCCGCGTGAAAGTCATCGATTTCGGCATTGCGAAGGGGAAGGCGGACCCCAACCTGACCATAGCCGGGACGGCCTGCGGCACGGCGGCCTACATGGCGCCGGAGCAATTCAGTTCGTCCGAGGACACCAACTACGCACTGGCCGACATTTACGCCGTCGGCACCACTCTGTTCTGTATGCTGTGCGGCGAGCTGCCTTTCAAGGGAGAAAACGAGTTCGCCATCCGCGACGCCAAGCTCTTTACTGACCCTCCGGAGCCGCGAAGCATCTGCCGGGACATCCCGCTGGGTCTGCAAAACGCAGTTCTCAAATCCATCAGCCGCGAACCGGAAGACCGATTCCAGAGCGCAGAAGAAATGAAAGCCGCGATCGCGACGACCGCCGTACCCAGGGCGGAGCCGGAACCAGGCCCAACCCAGAGCATTCCGGTAGCCGCGGTCAGAAAAAAGCGAAAAGTCCTTCCCATTGTGGCCGCCGCCGCGGCGTTGGCTATAGCGGCCGTTGCCATCTACGTGCTGATACCACGAGCAGGGGTGCCTGAGATACCGCAACTGTATTCACCGGCAGAACGTGCCGTGGTCGCCCATGCCGCACCGTTGACATTCACCTGGAGCGCCGTGGCCGGTGCCGGCGGGACATACTTCCTGGATCTCGCCACCGACTCATCGTTCACGGACGCTCTGCAGATCACGGACTGGCCCGACACCGTGCACAGCGGCGAGGCAAAACTGCCGTCCGGCGAGTACTTCTGGCGAGTGCGGGCGGTGAGCGAGGACGGGCGGGCCGGCGGATACTCTTCCGGCCGGTCGTTCACGATTGCATCTCCCCCGGCTCCGGCTACGGGAACGCTTCAGATCACGGTCAACCGCCGGAGCGACGTTTACGTCAACGACTCCCTGCGGGTACGGGATGCCACGCGGTGGGAGGCCACGACAGACACCGGGCTGTATGGTTTGCGTATCGAAAACACCAGCTCGACCGAGGGAGAAATCGTCGACACGGTCAGCGTTGCGGCAGGAGATACGGTCAGTCGCAGCTATGCCTTTACGTTTCCCGAGCCCAAGCCGCCGCCGGTAGCCAATGGAGAGCTGGCCGTGCTTTCTTTCCCGCCCGGCGCCGTGATATTCGTCGACGGCGTGAAGAAGGAGGACGTGCATACCCCCTATACCCTGACGCTCAGGCCGGGAGAACGCCGCATCAAGGCTATCCTTGATGATGAAGAAATGCCGTCGCTGGAATTGTCCGTGAACGTTGCGGCCGGTCAGTACGAAAAAATGATGTTTGATTTTGACGGGGATTCAGTCATTTTCCCCTACACGGATTAG
- the galT gene encoding galactose-1-phosphate uridylyltransferase, with the protein MPEFRQNQATKEWVILAPERGKRPSDLKKEQAERESPGPYSEDCPFCAGNEDRTEEPVLVIPEKGDWRVRVVPNKYAALQPDLAPTRTRVGSFLAAKGFGFAEVIIEHPRHDQTPALMSPPEVADFLYAYRQRQREISRHEKINLVTVFRNHGRRAGTSLEHPHSQIIATPIVPPHVRFPMEQAVRHYDEHGTCVYCDLVREELRQEERVILESDNFVAFCPFAARSPFEIRIYPKEHQPSFMLVGDDQVRELAEILRDVLNRLYVGLSNPDYNYILRSSPIGDEDTRYLHWYMVIIPKLSIPAGFEIGSGIYINTIAPEESARYLRETECER; encoded by the coding sequence ATGCCGGAATTTCGTCAAAACCAGGCCACCAAGGAGTGGGTAATACTGGCCCCCGAGCGCGGCAAGCGGCCGTCGGATTTGAAAAAGGAGCAGGCTGAACGAGAATCTCCCGGGCCGTACAGCGAGGACTGTCCGTTCTGCGCCGGCAACGAAGACCGGACGGAAGAACCTGTCCTGGTCATCCCTGAAAAAGGGGACTGGCGGGTGCGAGTGGTTCCTAACAAGTACGCGGCGCTTCAGCCGGACCTGGCTCCCACGCGGACCCGGGTGGGGTCCTTCCTGGCCGCCAAGGGATTCGGGTTTGCGGAAGTCATCATTGAACATCCCAGGCATGATCAAACACCGGCCCTGATGTCCCCGCCGGAGGTGGCCGATTTCCTGTACGCCTACCGGCAACGCCAGCGCGAAATCAGCAGGCATGAGAAGATCAACCTGGTGACGGTTTTTCGGAACCATGGTCGGCGTGCCGGTACCTCTCTGGAACATCCTCACTCGCAGATTATCGCCACGCCGATAGTCCCGCCGCACGTTCGCTTTCCCATGGAGCAGGCCGTTCGGCACTACGACGAACATGGTACCTGCGTCTATTGCGACCTGGTCAGGGAGGAGTTGCGTCAGGAGGAGCGTGTTATCCTTGAGTCGGACAATTTTGTCGCCTTCTGTCCCTTCGCAGCCCGCTCGCCGTTCGAGATCAGGATCTATCCGAAGGAGCACCAGCCCAGCTTCATGCTCGTCGGAGACGATCAGGTGCGTGAACTGGCCGAAATCCTGCGCGATGTTCTCAACCGGCTCTATGTCGGCCTGAGCAACCCGGACTACAACTATATTCTCAGATCGTCACCGATCGGGGACGAGGATACCCGGTACTTGCACTGGTACATGGTCATTATCCCGAAGCTGTCTATACCGGCCGGCTTCGAGATCGGCTCCGGCATTTACATAAACACGATAGCCCCGGAAGAATCAGCGCGCTATCTGCGCGAGACAGAATGCGAGAGGTGA